A region of the Microcystis aeruginosa FD4 genome:
GGTCTTGCGATCGCTCTCTAGATCGACTTCATCGTAATGTAAATCGGCATCGTGGTTTTTCAAAAAAGCATCCACCACCCAACGAGACGATAGACCTAAAATACGTCCGACCTCGGCACTGGTGATTTTTTCCGCTCGGTAGGCCCGCACCACCAAAGCCTCTAAAATTTCACGGGGAAGATTATTGTAGTTGTAATGTTGAAGCAATTCATCGGGAATATCGATAGTAATTTTCATGATTTAGCTTTCTTTTTTTGGGTTTACTGATAATGTTTATAGAACTTAGGTTGAGTTAAAGCATGAAACCCAACATCTTAGTAATCGTCCAATTTCTTTGAGCGATCGCTGTAGATATTCTGGCAAAGGTTCAGTCTGCTGTGCGAGGGCGATTAGCAGCGCTTCAAGATCGATAATTGTTTTGGGAATTTCCATAAGTTATACCATTTTTCAAAAGTAATGACAGAGATGGTTATGCCTGGTACATCTCAATTTTGTCGAAATATCTAGATGACATTTTGGGCGCACGCGGTGCGCCCCTACCATTGGCGCAATGATATGATTGTAGGGGCGAATTGCCTTCGCCCTCTTTGAACAACTTCTGCTGCTCACCTATAGGTGAGAGAAAATCACCAACAGGAGATGCACCCGGTTATGCCTGCTACGAATAAAGAAAAATGGTATTAGTCCTGTCCAGTCAGGGTATAGGCTGCCCAATAGTAAGGATCGCTATATTCTGTTAGCTGATCTAGCCCTATTGTACCCAGAGAACAAATCGCCCACCCTCCGTCTCAGAAAGCTTCATGGTCATCGGGTTTAATTTCTAAAGCTTGATCGAAGGATGAGATCGCTTCTTCATACCTTCCTAAGTTATCTAACGCAATCCCTCGGCCGTTCCAAGCTTCATGGAAATCGGGTTTAATTTCTAAAGCTTTGTCGTAGGAGGCGATCGCGCCGATCAAATCCCAATTCATGTATTTCTGGTTTCCTTGCTCAAACCAAAATTCGGCATCCTGAACCACTTCCGTTAAATCCGTCTCCTTTGAGCCTAGATTTTCCCCCTCCACACTGGAAACATCCCTCACCGCGTCGCGTAACTGGAGACTAATCCGTTGGCACACTTCCCCCAGATTTCCCGTCATCACTTTCCCTAAAGCCGCCAGATCCCGCCCTAAAGTTTGATAATCTTCCGGATACTGTAGCCATTCCTCGCTTTTGTCCTCTAACCACCGCGCCAGCTTTTTATCGTCACAATAGCGACTGTATAGCCATCCCCGTAACCCGTCGGTAGTGGTTCCCGCCGCCACCTGCTCGAATAACCCCATCAATATCCCTTCATATTCCCCATCGCTGGGTTCTGGAGGAATATTTTTGACTTTTTTGGGGTTAATTGCCTTTGGACTGCCAATAAAGAGCGATTTTAGCCAATTCCAGAGCTTTTTTAGTAAGGATAGCATCGAAGAAAAGCGTAAAGGAGATAAGGAAATTATATCTCTACTGCCGAAAGTCGTCCCTTTCGGGGTTAGGGACTGGCGTGGGAATAATATCCCAGCTTTGAAAATCGCTCTGTAGAAGAATCAGACCAGCCCTAAATGGCACATGATCAAAGCGCAAGTCCCTTAGCTGCGGGGGAACTCGAAAACTCTCCCTCTACTTAGGGTGATCAGCAAACCTAATCGCTCGGAGGGCGCAAGCATTGCGCCCCTACAGTAACGCATTTTGTCCACAATGTAGGGGCGAACTGCGTTCGCCCAAAAGGTACATTAATGTAGGGGCGAACTGCGTTCGCCCAAAAGGTACATTAATGTAGGGGCGAACTGCGTTCGCCCAAAAGGTACATTAATGTAGGGGCGAACTGCGTTCGCCCAAAAGGTACATTAATGTAGGGGCGAACTGCGTTCGCCCAAAAGGTACATTAATGTAGGGGCGAACTGCGTTCGCCCAAAAGGTACATTAATGTAGGGGCGAACTGCGTTCGCCCAAAAGGTACATTAATGTAGGGGCGAACTGCGTTCGCCCAAAAGGTACATTAATGTAGGGGCGAACTGCGTTCGCCCAAAAGGTACATTAATGTAGGGGCGAACTGCGTTCGCCCTAAATGGCATATTATCAAAGCGCAAGTCCCTTAGCTGCAGGGGATAACGTACTAGGGGTTTTCTGCATCGATCCAATTTTTTCTAGAATGGGGAGAGAATTAATTGCCATCGATCCATGATTCAGAGTATCTCGTCCTCTTGGTTGTCTGAGTATTCCTCGGCATTTGCTGCGGGAATTTGCGCTATTTTAGTCTTTTTTGGTTGGTTATGCCTACACTTTAACCTGATCGGCCTAGCTTTAATCCTACTACCGATCGCCTATGTGGTGGGGGGATACGAGAGTACCCAAGCAGGATTAACGACTTTATTCGAGGAAAAAGAACTGGATGTGGACCTCTTAATGATTGTAGCGGCGTTAGGGGCGGCGATTTTGGGACTCTGGGACAGTAATTACTATCTCATCATCGATGGAGCCGTTTTAATCCTGATTTTCGCCATTAGTGGCGCATTAGAACAGATTGCCCTGGCGAAAACCGATCGCAATATTCGTTCTCTCATGGCTATGACTCCCGATACTGCTAGATTAATCACGGGAGACAGCGAAAAAGAGGTTCCGATCAAGCAATTACACATCGGTGATACAGTTTTAGTCAAACCGGGGGAATTAATCCCTATTGACGGCATTATTATCGATGGAAACAGTCCCATCAATCAAGCACCAATTACGGGAGAATCGCTTCCCGTGGATAAAACCATTGGGGAAGAAGTCTTTGCGGGAACTCTCAACGGTGCAGGAGTGCTACGTTTAAAGGTGGAAACTCCCCCCGAAAGTCGCTTAATTGAAAGGGTGATTCGTTTGGTAGAAAAAGCGCAAAATGAATCCCCTCCCTCCCAACAGTTTATCGAAGGTTTCGAGCGAGCTTATGCGAAAATTATCGTGATTTTAGGCTTAATTTTCGGGATTTTACCGCCTTTTTTCTGGGGGTGGACCTGGGAAACCACTATCTATCGGGCCTTAATTTTTCTCGTGGTGGCTTCTCCCTGTGCTTTAATGGCCTCAATTATGCCAGCTTTGTTATCGGGTATCGCTAACGGGGCAAAACAGGGGATTTTATTCAAAAATGGCGCAAGATTGGAGATGATCGGCCGCATACGAGCGATCGCTTTTGATAAAACTGGCACTCTCACCCTTGGTAAGTTGCAAGTGGTGGAAATTATCCCTATCCATGGAGTCAGCGAAAATGAGGTGTTAGCGGTGGCTGCATCCCTAGAATCCTGTTCCGAACATCCCATCGCAGAGGCAATTACCAGCACAGCGCTCGAACGTGGTATAAATTTCTTCAGTGCTAATCAGGTACAAGCGGTATCGGGACGAGGTATCACGGGAAAAATTGCCGATAAGTCGGTATCTGTGGGCAATTTTGCCTATATTCGTGACCATATTGCTGATCTTGACCAGAATATCCTAGCTATCCGCGAACGTTTACAAAAAGAAGGTAAAACCCTCGTTTGGGTAGTACAAGAGAATCAAATGCTCGGTGCGATCGCTGTGGCCGATACCCTTCGTGACTCGGCAGTTAATCTGGTGGAGAAACTAAAAAAGATCGGTATCGAACATATCGTTTTAATTACGGGTGATAATCAACAAAGTGCCGATAAAGTCGCTGAAAAACTCGGCATTGAGGAGGTTTACGCTGATTTACTGCCCGAAGATAAGTTAACCGTCATCCAAAATCTGCAAGAAAAATATCACACTGTCGCGATGGTGGGAGATGGCATTAATGACGCGCCCGCTTTAGCCATGGCTAATGTGGGGATTGCCATGGGAAAAGCTGGTAGTGATGTCGCTTTGGAAACGGCCGATATTATCCTCATGTCCGATAATTTAGCCAAAATTCCCAGCGCGATTAACCTTGGTCGTCGTGCCAATCGCATTGTTAAACAGAATATCACTTTCGCCCTCGCGTTTATCGGCATATTGCTCCTAGCTAATTTTGCCGGTGATATAACTTTACCTCTAGGTGTCGTCGGTCATGAAGGATCGACGGTATTAGTGACTCTCAGCGGTTTAAGATTGTTCAAATAGGGATAAAAATACAGAGAACTATGGGCGAAATCCAGGCAATCCGAGGCACAAAAGATATTTTACCGGCGGAGGTCGGTTACTGGCAGTGGTTAGAGGAAACTGCCAGCAGAATTTTAGGGACTGCGCTGTATCAAGAGATACGAACTCCCATTTTTGAACAGACGCAACTTTTTGAACGGGGTATCGGGGAAGCGACGGACGTGGTAGGTAAAGAAATGTACAGTTTCCTCGATCGCGGTCAACGTTCCCTGACTTTGCGACCGGAAGGAACAGCTGGGGTCGTTCGCGCCTACATTGAACACAAATTACA
Encoded here:
- a CDS encoding UPF0175 family protein, giving the protein MKITIDIPDELLQHYNYNNLPREILEALVVRAYRAEKITSAEVGRILGLSSRWVVDAFLKNHDADLHYDEVDLESDRKTLQQLRNKHDHSLL
- a CDS encoding heavy metal translocating P-type ATPase encodes the protein MIQSISSSWLSEYSSAFAAGICAILVFFGWLCLHFNLIGLALILLPIAYVVGGYESTQAGLTTLFEEKELDVDLLMIVAALGAAILGLWDSNYYLIIDGAVLILIFAISGALEQIALAKTDRNIRSLMAMTPDTARLITGDSEKEVPIKQLHIGDTVLVKPGELIPIDGIIIDGNSPINQAPITGESLPVDKTIGEEVFAGTLNGAGVLRLKVETPPESRLIERVIRLVEKAQNESPPSQQFIEGFERAYAKIIVILGLIFGILPPFFWGWTWETTIYRALIFLVVASPCALMASIMPALLSGIANGAKQGILFKNGARLEMIGRIRAIAFDKTGTLTLGKLQVVEIIPIHGVSENEVLAVAASLESCSEHPIAEAITSTALERGINFFSANQVQAVSGRGITGKIADKSVSVGNFAYIRDHIADLDQNILAIRERLQKEGKTLVWVVQENQMLGAIAVADTLRDSAVNLVEKLKKIGIEHIVLITGDNQQSADKVAEKLGIEEVYADLLPEDKLTVIQNLQEKYHTVAMVGDGINDAPALAMANVGIAMGKAGSDVALETADIILMSDNLAKIPSAINLGRRANRIVKQNITFALAFIGILLLANFAGDITLPLGVVGHEGSTVLVTLSGLRLFK